The proteins below are encoded in one region of Campylobacter helveticus:
- a CDS encoding efflux RND transporter periplasmic adaptor subunit: MKILTCFLLCFSLMGAEEIYASFNVEAKMQSKLALESMGVVEQIFVEISQSVKKGDVLLSLESETEEIALKNAKNDKELALVEFKNTQSKMQKFKAVREVIDKQSYEDIQSAFKASKLRLEKASLNVKYYENILAKKKLIAPYDGVIANKFVQVGEGVGGVGRVLLEIYSYPDVKLILSFDEKFKDRVKLGQKFLYKIDGEQEEREGEINLIYPSIEPKTRKIYAEVYAKNLKPGLFGEGKILIKD, from the coding sequence ATAAAAATTTTGACTTGTTTTTTACTTTGCTTTTCTTTGATGGGAGCTGAGGAAATTTATGCTAGTTTTAATGTAGAGGCTAAAATGCAAAGTAAATTAGCACTTGAAAGTATGGGAGTGGTGGAGCAAATTTTTGTCGAAATTTCTCAAAGCGTTAAAAAAGGCGATGTGTTACTAAGCTTAGAGAGTGAAACCGAAGAAATTGCCCTTAAAAATGCCAAAAATGACAAAGAATTAGCCTTAGTGGAGTTTAAAAACACACAAAGCAAAATGCAAAAATTCAAGGCTGTGCGTGAAGTTATCGACAAACAAAGCTATGAAGATATACAAAGCGCCTTTAAGGCTTCAAAATTAAGGCTTGAAAAGGCGAGTCTTAATGTCAAATATTATGAAAATATCCTTGCGAAAAAAAAGCTCATCGCACCTTATGATGGAGTGATAGCAAATAAATTTGTTCAAGTCGGCGAGGGTGTCGGCGGTGTGGGGAGAGTTTTGCTGGAAATTTATTCCTATCCTGATGTAAAGCTTATTTTAAGCTTTGATGAAAAATTTAAAGATAGGGTAAAACTTGGACAAAAATTTCTCTATAAAATTGATGGGGAACAAGAAGAAAGAGAGGGGGAAATCAACCTCATTTATCCAAGCATAGAGCCAAAAACGCGTAAAATTTATGCTGAAGTTTATGCTAAGAATTTAAAGCCCGGTCTTTTTGGCGAGGGCAAAATACTCATAAAAGATTAA